The genome window ATTCAGGGACTTCAGGCTGAATTTGTAGCCGCCGACAAGGCTTATGACTGCAACAGCTTCATAAGTCTCATTATCGGACAGAATGCCAAGCCTGTTATTCCGCCCAAAAAGAATCGTCGCAACCAGCGGAAATACGACAAGCACATTTACAAAGAACGACATCTCGTAGAGTGCTTTTTTTGCAAGCTCAAAGAGTTTAGACGAATCGCTACTCGTTACGAAAAATTGCAGATGACTTTCTTGGCAATGGTTACTATCGCCTCATGTCTCATCTGGTTGCGGTAATTTAGAAACACGCCCTAGCAGAACCGATTTATCGCGTCGAGACAAGAACGAATTCATGGAACCGATCACCATGAATGGCCGTACGGGTAACAAGCGAATCAATACGCATTGCTGCAGCATTCTCAAAGCGAGAGAGTGCGATCTCGGCACGATCACGCCGCCCCGCTACGGCCTCACGGGCTTCAGGCGTATCGCCAAATCGAGCGAGCTTTTGCGAAAACCGCTTTTCCAAACCAACGTATTCATCCGATGCAACGAGTTTATCAGCCAAACAAACAATTTCGGCTTCGGTTATAGGGCCGGTAAATGATGTGAAATCAACATGGTCCGCCACGATATGTGCCAAATCGGATCGTCCTAAAGAACGCAAAAGTGCTGCACCGGACGCGGCATGATTCGGTTTCCCTTTGGCGATATCATGCACCACGGCGGATTCGGCAACCAATTCAACATCAATACCGGCGCCGGCATCACTCAAGGCCAGTGCCATGGCAACGGCGAGCCGAGCGACGGCCCGACAATGCAAGGTGCGTTCTTTGCCCGGATTGTGAATATCCAACAGGGATTGCCCGCGAATCAGGGCTGCACGAACCGTTTCTGGCAGATACTCGTCCACCATTTCATTGTGAAGCATTTTTCTCTCTCGAATCTCTTAATATAATTAGAAAAAAATCTCGCTGGCTTTTTCCCCAAACTTAACGTTAGAAGCGGCCATGCGAAAAAAATACCTACTCTTTGCCCTGCTTACACTGCTTGGCATGCCCTGCATGTCGTCTGGACAATCCATGCAATCCACTCCTCCGCCTCCGCCAGCTGTCACAGGTGAAGCCACTCCCCTCACTCCGACAGCCGACACGCGGCCTAGCGAGACGTTGAGCGCCGAGGAACAAAAAATGCGGGCCTATTTTGAGGCTCTTCATCATCAAAATGACGCCGATTTCTCGCAATACAGAGAGTCAATAGTCAACAAATATAAGTCCGTGCCCCAAAAAGACAAACAGGCACGTCCTCCTAAAACACCATAACCACTTAAGGAGTTATAAAAAACGGCTCTGGAAAGGTATGTTCTATGCCAGCAATACATCTTGACCATCTTGTTCTAACGGTTGCCGATATCAATCGCACCGCCCAATTTTATAATACCCTACTTGGGCTTGAAGTCCGAAAGACGTCATCGGGACGCGTCTCGCTCCATTTCGGAAATCAGAAAATCAATCTTCATCAACACAGAGCCGAATTCGAGCCCAAAGCCCAATATCCTCTCCCGGGTTCGGCCGATCTGTGTTTTCTCATTGATGAGACCATTGATGACCTGACATCTCGCCTTGCAAAAGAATATATCGACATCATCGAAGGCCCGGTCCAACGAAACGGAGCAAATGGCCCTATGCTCAGCATCTATTTCCGCGACCCTGATGGCAACCTCCTCGAAGCCGCGACGCTTATTGCCTCATAATATTTGCTCTCTTTTCCTCTAAGAAGCGACCAAAGGCCCCCTCTTCTGCCAACCAAAAGGAGACGGCCAGAAGCAGCGCGGGAAAACATTCTCCCGTCCTGGTTCTGACCGCCTACCCCATATATCTGACGACTACCCTTGGGGTTCGATGACTTCGCGACCATGCATATAGGGACGAAGCACTTCTGGAATGACCAGAGAACCGTCTTTTTGCACATAGTTTTCAATAACCGCGACAAGCGTTCTGCCAACGGCCAAACCTGATCCATTCAGAGTGTGGACAAGGCTCGTTTTCTTGGAACCAGAAGGACGAAAACGGATGCCGGCTCGACGAGCCTGAAAATCCTCGAAGTTGGAACAAGACGAAATTTCACGATATTTCTTCTGACCGGGCAAATAGACTTCGAGATCGTATGTCTTTGCAGCGGAAAAGCCGATATCACCGGCGCACAAGGCAACAACCCGGTACGGCAAGTCAAGTCGTTGAAGAATGGCTTCGGCGTGGCCGGTAAGCCGCTCAAGCTCATCATACGATGTATCCGGATGGACAAACCGGACAAGCTCGACCTTGTTGAATTGATGTTGCCGAATCAGACCGCGCGTATCTTTTCCATAGGAACCGGCTTCGGATCGAAAACAGGGTGTATGCGCGCAATACGTAATGGGAAGATCCGCTTCGTCAAGCGTTTCATCACGATGCAGATTGGTGAGTGGAACTTCGGCTGTGGGTATGAGATAAAAATCTTTGAAATCGAGACGAAAAAGATCTTCTGCAAACTTAGGAAGTTGCCCTGTGCCATAAAGGCTATCGCTGTTGACGATAGCAGGGGGCAATACTTCCGTGTAGCCGTGTTCGACCGTTTGCATATCGAGCATAAAGTTGGCCAGAGCACGTTCCATTGCTGCGGCCCAGCCCCGAGACACACAAAAACGGCTGCCTGTAATTTTTGCTGCACGCTCGAAATCAAGACCGGCAAGGCGTTCTCCCACCTCCCAGTGATTGGGGGCATCGTCCTGCGCCTCCGGAATTTCGCCGACAACACGAACAACGGGGTTGTCATTTTCATCGGTCCCATCGGGAACACTCGCGTGGGGCATATTTGGAATGGCCATCAGCAACTGGGAGACGGCCTCGTCAACGCCCTTGAGTTCTTCATCAAGAGCCTTGATTCGCGCAGACAAATCCCCCATACTCGCGATGATATCGGAAGCGTCTTCCTTGGCCCGCTTTTTTTTAGCAACTTCGGCGGATGCGGCGTTACGTTCGCTTTTGAGGGTTTCCACCTCGGTCAAAAGAGCGCGCCGTTTGGCATCGATTTGGGCGAATTCGTCCATATTGACGCCTGCGCCTCCTCGCCGGGCCAGGGCGTCTTTGACCGCCTCAATATTGTTTCTGACGAATTTGACGTCGAGCACGACGTGTCTCCTTGTTGTAGTATAGAGTCGCTTGCTGCTGCAATTCAACGTGTGTTCGGCGCGGTCTTACTCGCGTTTTCAAGCATGCGTCAAGAGAGTGAACACGGTATGATGAAGCGTTCAACACAACCATTTTCAACGTCTTGACAGGAAAAACAGAAGAAAATGCGATGTTTTCCCCTTGATCCCGAAGACGAATGCAGGCAATACGAACTCCGTTCCGAAAAAGCTAACCATTTACGATGCTAGTTATGATAACACAACGCGAACTTGAATACACTATTGGTCTCCTCGGTGATCGACTTGTCGAACGAGGCCTTACTCTGTCGTGTGCTGAATCTTGTACAGGCGGTCTGGCTGCGAGTCTTCTGACCGACATTTCGGGCTCGTCCCGTTGGTTTGTCGGAGGTATTGTTGCCTACGCCAACCAAATAAAGACTAACATCCTTGGCGTTGCCGAATCGATTCTGATAGAACATGGAGCTGTCAGCAGTGAGACGGTTCTGGCAATGGCTGCTGGTGTGCGTCGTACAATGCAAGCGGATGTGAGCTTTGCTCTATCGGGCGTTGCCGGCCCAACCGGGGGAACTCCGGAAAAACCAGTCGGCACCGTTTGGATAGCCTGGGATATTGGAGAGCGACACATCAGCGATGTATATCATTTGGGGGGAGATCGGCAGGAGATAAAATTTCAAAGCGCAGCTCATGCCATCACACGTCTGGCCGAGTTGCTCGAATAAACCAAGAAAGAGGATAGCCCGCATCTCGTCTTTACAGATTGCCAAAGCGGTGCTAACGGCCTGTTCACATTACTTCTGGAGGATACGTTCCATGACAAAAGATGATCTCGTTACGAAAATGGCTCAAAGCGCTCAGTTGAGCAAAGCTGAAGCCGGCCGCGGTCTCGATGCCCTCTTGCAGGCCATTGAAGATGAACTTGTCGCTGGCGGAAAAGTCACCCTGACAGGGTTCGGCACGTTCTCAAGCAAAGAGCAAGCCGCTCGCACCGGCCGCAATCCTCGCACAGGCGAACCAATTCAAATTGCAGCTCGCAAATCCGTCAAATTCGCGCCGGGAAAAGACCTCAAAGAAGCCGTCAAATAATAATGACTGCCCCGCGATAGCGCCACGAGAACGACGTAGCGACACCACGTTTATCCTCGCACAATGCCAAGGGTTCTTCCCTTGAAAAAAGGCCGGTTTATCCAACCGGCCTTTTTGTTTTCTTGTACGCAAGACCATGCTATACGACAAGGCATCATCTCTGAAGAAACGATGCAATATCACAACCCAAAACAAGACGGCTCCCACTGTGTCTGAAGATTCCCGAGAAAGAAGTACGACGTCAGCTCGGCGCATAATGCGTTCATCGATAAAGCATCGGCTTTTTCTTGGGTTTGGCCTTATATTTACTGTCATATTTTTTATTCTTGTTGCAACGAGCCAACGCATAGTATTATTCAACGACCAGTTTGACACATTTATCCACTCTGATATCCCTGTAGAAAAAAGCATATATGAATTAAAATTCAATGCAGAACAAGTCACGTCATCAACATCGAACTATATACGAAGTCACAACAAAAAAGATTGGAACAAGATACACTCATCATCTGTAGAATACGCACAAAATATAGAGTGTATCATCTCTATAAGTCGATCAACTTCACTTCAAAATATTGCTAAAGATATCCAAACAGAATTTCAATCTTTTGTTAGAACAGCAAGTAAAATCATACAACTCGTTGACAATCGCAACAAAGACCTCAAGTCTCTTCAAGAAGTCCGTGCCGCATTATACGAAAAAGCTCAAAGCCTGAAGAAAACTATAGGCGCATCTCAGGATGAAGCACGCCAAACACAATTACATATCGATGAAGTACTCCATGCAATAGACGACATGTTTCTTGCCCTCCATGCAACCATAGATATCTCGCACAACACTGCACGCATGGAATTTTATGAACGAGTCAAGGCTATCGAGCAAATTACCCCTCCCCTCCGTCTCAACTTGGCGACACCAAAGACATATCGCCAATTCATGTCGCTGCTCGCACTCAAAAACGACGCTGTCGATAAAGGCAGGACGATTATATCTCAAACGCTGGACATTCACCGACTATTTGAAAAATTCGATGAAAAGAGAACACGGCTCGACACGATGATAGACCGAAAATTGAGTGTTGTCCTGGATCAAAACATCAATCAAGAGCTGGTTGCGACAAAAACGGCGAGCCGCTCGGCTTTTGTCCTGATTCTCCTTTTCGGTGTTGTGACTTTTGTTCTTGGTGTTCCTCTTGCTTGGCTTTTTTCCCGCTCCATTTTGAAGAATGAAGCCTCCCTGCTCCGCTCCCGTCGTCATTTGAGTATCACCAGACGCATAGCCAATGCTTTTTTGGCAACAAAAACTGATGAAATCTACGTGCAAGTCTTGGCTGTTGTCCTTCATGCGCTCCAAAGCAAACATGGATATTTCGGATATATCAATGAGCACGGCGACCTTGAATGCCCGACATTGGATAAACAGCAAAAGCCTGCCTGCCATACGGCACCAGACATCACACCGAACACAATGTGTTGCACGCACTGGCAAGAGCAAAGAATATCTCCACAGGTTTACACGGAGATAGCCCGAGCACGTCTGCCCAACGGACATATCCACCTCGATAATGCCCTGGTGGCACCGATCATTCATCAGGAAAGACTTGTTGGACAACTTGCCGTAGCTAATAAGTACAACGGGTACGACCAAGAGGATGTAGAACTTTTTGAAGTTATCGCCGGATACATTGCCCCGATTCTTGCCTTGCACCTGGAAAACTATCGAGCAGAACGTAAACGGCATGCAGTGGAAACGGCACTCCGTGAAAGCGAACGAAACTACCGATTGTTGGCTGAAAATGCAGACGATGTCATTTGGAGTATCGATGCATCTGGTCATATCCAGTATATCAGCCCTTCAGCTGATCGACTTTTCGGTCAGACCACGCAATCCGTCTCAAGCATGACCGGACATTCCTTTGAAGAATTGTTAATGCCGCAGTCACGTCCCATATTTCGGAATGTCCTGACACAAATGCGTATACCTCTCCCAGACGCCCCCACTTCCTCACATTCAGGGCATCGATTAGAGCTTGAGGTCCCCGGCCCCGGTATGCTGCCCGTCTGGACGGAAACACTCCTCACCCCGTTGATTTCGGAAGACACCGCCTCTCCGGTCTTCTTGGGAGTCACCCGAGACATTACCGTACGTAAAAATATGGAAGCCGATTTGGGGCTACGCCTTCGGTATGAAGTGACGTTACTCGCCTGCGCGACCAATCTACTTTCCACATCGTCTATGGAAACAAAGACCACCTTACCTCAAACACTCTCTCTCATTCTCGACGCAGCCGAACTCGATAGGACGGTGCTCTATTATAATGAAGAGTCCGACCATAGCATTCCAACAGCCAAAATATTTATTCAACTTCGATCGAACCGCGGACTCAGACATTCCAACGAGTTCAATGAAGCAATCGACTTCTCCTATGCCAATCTCGACCCCGTTATACGTCGCGACCTCTCTTCCGGCCACCGTGTCGTTTTGACTCGTGCCCACAACAGCACCGTTGGACACCTTTTAGGAAATACTGGAAGCGGTGTATTATGCCCTTTATTTGTACGTTCCCAATGGTATGGGATTCTCTGTTTTTTCGATGATCAACGCACAACGACTTGGGCTGAAAGCCGTCAACGATTCCTCACAACAGCGGCGGAAATGGTCTCAGCATTTCTCGAAAGCCGCCTTGCTGAAGAAGAGCTCACCCAAGCCAAGCAGCAAGCCGAACTGTCAGATAAAGCCAAAACAACATTTCTCGCCACGATGAGTCATGAACTCCGCACCCCAATGAACGGCGTTCTCGGCATGGTGGAACTTCTTGAGACGACAGCGCTCAGTGACGAGCAGAGTGAATATGTGGACTCCCTGAGGTCGTCGAGCAAACTCTTACTCAATCTCATCAATCGTATTCTTGAATTTTCGAGGATGTCTTCTCTAAAGGAAGAACTCGAATCCATCTCCTTTTCGCCAGCCTTCGTCGTTCAAACCATTGCAACGACACTCAGTGCTGCCATTGAACAAAAAGGGCTTGAGCTGACGACAGATGTTGACCCCGATGTCCCCGAATCTGTTGTTGGCGATGTCGGTAAACTCCATCAAATTCTGTCTCATTTGGTAGAGAATGCTGTCAAATTCACCGAAGAAGGAACACTGCATATTCACATCCAACGCATCCCCCCTGATGAGAGAGATCCCCTGCCCCTTGCACCACGGCATGTTCGCCTTGCGTTCTCAGTCACAGACACGGGCATAGGGATCAGCGAGACCGATCAACAACGTATTTTAGAACCATTTGTTCAGGCCGATGACGTCAAAACCCGCAAATACGACGGGACAGGTTTAACTCTTTCAATAGCCGCCCGACTTGTAGAACTCATGCAAGGGCGTTTAACCATTACAAGTGCTTTGGGTAAAGGAAGTACGTTTACAGCGATTCTCGATTTTGGAATTATGTCGCACTCCGCAACAACACAGTAGCCCAACGAGAAACGATATGATCCGTCGCATCATTGCTATTTTTATTATCTACGCTGGCATCAGCTTGGCATGGATTGCACTCGGCATAGGAGCATCGTTTCGTGCCGACGATGTCGAAAACGGATTGCGTTCGGCGGTTGATTCGCTTTGGGGAGCACCGCAACGACAATATGCACCGCACGTTTTCTATACGGAACCAGTTGCAACAGAAACGACGAACTCCGATGGAACAACGATTATCCATGAGACAGAGCGCGAAGTGGATCTCATGTTGAGCAGGTCACGTATCAACATCGACATCCAACTGACACCACGGCGAAAAGGTTTAAAATGGTACGCCACATACACAACAAAATTTGCAGCCGAATATGCGGTCATCAATACAACAGATGCTGAGCACAGGCTGCTCTTTGACTTTAATTTTCCGGATAGCGAAGGAATCTTTGATGATTTTCAGGTGAATCTGAATGGAAAAATTCAGGAAAGCGTCAAAGTACAAAATGGGTACTTTCGCGTGGAGCAACGGCTTGAACCTGGAGACAGCATGACGGTCGGCATCGACTTTGCTTCACGCGGCCTCGAATCATGGACCTACATTCCCGGAAACGGCGTAACACAAGTTCGTGACTTCATCCTGACAATGACCACGGATTTCAATGCTGTCGATTTTCCTGATACGGGAATGTCTCCAACGAAGAAGGAATCTCTCGATCACGGCTGGCGTTTAACGTGGGGTTTTTCCAATCTCTTGACCGGCTCCAACATGGGGCTTGTCATGCCCACCAAACTTGATCCCGGCCCCTGGGTGGCCAAAGTCAGTTTTGCTGCGCCTATCTCGCTGTTCTTTTTCTTCTTTATACTGTTTATTCTCAGTCTGGTACAAAATTGGTCGCTACATCCCATGCATTACTTCTTTATCGGATGTTCATTCTTCAGTTTCCACCTCTTATTAGCTTACCTTGTCGATCACATGAGCATCCATACCGCTTTCGCCATTTCCTCGGCGGTATCCATGCTGCTTGTTATGTCTTACACACGGCTTCTTGTCAGCACCCCCCGAGGACTCATGGAAATTGGACTTGCCCAGCTCGTGTATCTCATTTTCTTTTCCTACTCCTTCTTTTACAAAGGGTATACAGGCCTCATCATCACGATACTTGCCATTGTAAGTCTCTTTGTGGTCATGCAGGTCACGGCAAAAATGAATTGGGACGAAATTTTTTCACCGACAAAACGACAAGCGATGTAGTGTTGCATTGTATTTGAAATCAATCGTTTTTTCTATTGTCGCGCCACAAAGAGCACGATACGTCAACGCTATGACAGAATGTGACATTTAAGCTTTTTCTTGTCATATTTAGCCTGTTTTCCCGAAAACAGGCTATGAGAGCGTCTTACAAGCCGGCGACGACCAGCATAACCTCGAACGGAATGCGAGAAGATGTATGACTCCGAGCGATATTCTTTTAGAATCAGGAACGAATGAGCTGGAAATCATCGAATTTCTCATCAAAGAAATCGATGACGAGGGAAAAGAACACACAGGCCAT of Desulfovibrio inopinatus DSM 10711 contains these proteins:
- a CDS encoding HD domain-containing protein encodes the protein MLHNEMVDEYLPETVRAALIRGQSLLDIHNPGKERTLHCRAVARLAVAMALALSDAGAGIDVELVAESAVVHDIAKGKPNHAASGAALLRSLGRSDLAHIVADHVDFTSFTGPITEAEIVCLADKLVASDEYVGLEKRFSQKLARFGDTPEAREAVAGRRDRAEIALSRFENAAAMRIDSLVTRTAIHGDRFHEFVLVSTR
- a CDS encoding inner membrane CreD family protein — translated: MIRRIIAIFIIYAGISLAWIALGIGASFRADDVENGLRSAVDSLWGAPQRQYAPHVFYTEPVATETTNSDGTTIIHETEREVDLMLSRSRINIDIQLTPRRKGLKWYATYTTKFAAEYAVINTTDAEHRLLFDFNFPDSEGIFDDFQVNLNGKIQESVKVQNGYFRVEQRLEPGDSMTVGIDFASRGLESWTYIPGNGVTQVRDFILTMTTDFNAVDFPDTGMSPTKKESLDHGWRLTWGFSNLLTGSNMGLVMPTKLDPGPWVAKVSFAAPISLFFFFFILFILSLVQNWSLHPMHYFFIGCSFFSFHLLLAYLVDHMSIHTAFAISSAVSMLLVMSYTRLLVSTPRGLMEIGLAQLVYLIFFSYSFFYKGYTGLIITILAIVSLFVVMQVTAKMNWDEIFSPTKRQAM
- a CDS encoding CinA family protein — encoded protein: MITQRELEYTIGLLGDRLVERGLTLSCAESCTGGLAASLLTDISGSSRWFVGGIVAYANQIKTNILGVAESILIEHGAVSSETVLAMAAGVRRTMQADVSFALSGVAGPTGGTPEKPVGTVWIAWDIGERHISDVYHLGGDRQEIKFQSAAHAITRLAELLE
- a CDS encoding VOC family protein; this encodes MPAIHLDHLVLTVADINRTAQFYNTLLGLEVRKTSSGRVSLHFGNQKINLHQHRAEFEPKAQYPLPGSADLCFLIDETIDDLTSRLAKEYIDIIEGPVQRNGANGPMLSIYFRDPDGNLLEAATLIAS
- the serS gene encoding serine--tRNA ligase, translated to MLDVKFVRNNIEAVKDALARRGGAGVNMDEFAQIDAKRRALLTEVETLKSERNAASAEVAKKKRAKEDASDIIASMGDLSARIKALDEELKGVDEAVSQLLMAIPNMPHASVPDGTDENDNPVVRVVGEIPEAQDDAPNHWEVGERLAGLDFERAAKITGSRFCVSRGWAAAMERALANFMLDMQTVEHGYTEVLPPAIVNSDSLYGTGQLPKFAEDLFRLDFKDFYLIPTAEVPLTNLHRDETLDEADLPITYCAHTPCFRSEAGSYGKDTRGLIRQHQFNKVELVRFVHPDTSYDELERLTGHAEAILQRLDLPYRVVALCAGDIGFSAAKTYDLEVYLPGQKKYREISSCSNFEDFQARRAGIRFRPSGSKKTSLVHTLNGSGLAVGRTLVAVIENYVQKDGSLVIPEVLRPYMHGREVIEPQG
- a CDS encoding ATP-binding protein; the encoded protein is MLYDKASSLKKRCNITTQNKTAPTVSEDSRERSTTSARRIMRSSIKHRLFLGFGLIFTVIFFILVATSQRIVLFNDQFDTFIHSDIPVEKSIYELKFNAEQVTSSTSNYIRSHNKKDWNKIHSSSVEYAQNIECIISISRSTSLQNIAKDIQTEFQSFVRTASKIIQLVDNRNKDLKSLQEVRAALYEKAQSLKKTIGASQDEARQTQLHIDEVLHAIDDMFLALHATIDISHNTARMEFYERVKAIEQITPPLRLNLATPKTYRQFMSLLALKNDAVDKGRTIISQTLDIHRLFEKFDEKRTRLDTMIDRKLSVVLDQNINQELVATKTASRSAFVLILLFGVVTFVLGVPLAWLFSRSILKNEASLLRSRRHLSITRRIANAFLATKTDEIYVQVLAVVLHALQSKHGYFGYINEHGDLECPTLDKQQKPACHTAPDITPNTMCCTHWQEQRISPQVYTEIARARLPNGHIHLDNALVAPIIHQERLVGQLAVANKYNGYDQEDVELFEVIAGYIAPILALHLENYRAERKRHAVETALRESERNYRLLAENADDVIWSIDASGHIQYISPSADRLFGQTTQSVSSMTGHSFEELLMPQSRPIFRNVLTQMRIPLPDAPTSSHSGHRLELEVPGPGMLPVWTETLLTPLISEDTASPVFLGVTRDITVRKNMEADLGLRLRYEVTLLACATNLLSTSSMETKTTLPQTLSLILDAAELDRTVLYYNEESDHSIPTAKIFIQLRSNRGLRHSNEFNEAIDFSYANLDPVIRRDLSSGHRVVLTRAHNSTVGHLLGNTGSGVLCPLFVRSQWYGILCFFDDQRTTTWAESRQRFLTTAAEMVSAFLESRLAEEELTQAKQQAELSDKAKTTFLATMSHELRTPMNGVLGMVELLETTALSDEQSEYVDSLRSSSKLLLNLINRILEFSRMSSLKEELESISFSPAFVVQTIATTLSAAIEQKGLELTTDVDPDVPESVVGDVGKLHQILSHLVENAVKFTEEGTLHIHIQRIPPDERDPLPLAPRHVRLAFSVTDTGIGISETDQQRILEPFVQADDVKTRKYDGTGLTLSIAARLVELMQGRLTITSALGKGSTFTAILDFGIMSHSATTQ
- a CDS encoding HU family DNA-binding protein; the protein is MTKDDLVTKMAQSAQLSKAEAGRGLDALLQAIEDELVAGGKVTLTGFGTFSSKEQAARTGRNPRTGEPIQIAARKSVKFAPGKDLKEAVK
- a CDS encoding IS5/IS1182 family transposase, producing the protein IQGLQAEFVAADKAYDCNSFISLIIGQNAKPVIPPKKNRRNQRKYDKHIYKERHLVECFFCKLKEFRRIATRYEKLQMTFLAMVTIASCLIWLR